A part of Setaria viridis chromosome 8, Setaria_viridis_v4.0, whole genome shotgun sequence genomic DNA contains:
- the LOC117833541 gene encoding geraniol 8-hydroxylase: protein MPAFFLALALPILLMVVSYILQLFHDSPRRLPPGPRPLPLIGNLHQLDHLPHRSLARLAARHRAPLMSLRLGAVLTVVASSPDMAREVLQRHNADIAARSIGDSMRTGSHCNNSVLCLPPRHGWRALRRLGATELFSPPRLRAMEPLRREAVSTLLRHVSDHAARGAAVVVGAAAHAAALGLLARTMYSGDLDPRTAREVSDVVDEASVLAAGPNVSDFFPALAAADIQGVRRRMARLVKRMYAIIDDQIEQRERSRAAGEARKNDLLDVMLDKEGEVEEEGTDDVRHNTIRGLLTDLFTGGETTSHTIECALAELLQSPNSMTKVQEELNGVIGTKQQIDEADTSKLPYLQAVVKETLRLHPPVPLPPYEAEATVEIQGYTIPKGTKVLINIWAINRCPDAWIEPNRFMPERFLEAEINFMGRDFHFIPFGAGRRLCLGLPLAYRMVHSMLGSLLHRFRWTLPAEVEKNGVDMRERFGLALSLVVPLHAIPQEIH from the exons ATGCCGGCGTTCTTCCTAGCTTTGGCGTTGCCCATCTTGCTCATGGTCGTCTCCTACATCCTCCAGCTCTTCCACGACTCTCCCCGGCGCCTTCCGCCGGGCCCACGGCCGCTCCCGCTGATCGGAAACCTCCACCAGCTCGACCATCTCCCACACCGCTCCCTggcccgcctcgccgcgcgccaccgGGCGCCTCTCATGTcgctccgcctcggcgccgtgCTCACCGTCGTCGCCTCGTCCCCGGACATGGCGCGCGAGGTCCTGCAGCGGCATAACGCCGACATCGCGGCGCGGTCCATCGGCGACTCCATGCGCACCGGCAGCCACTGCAACaactccgtcctctgccttccGCCGCGCCACGGGTGGCGCGCCCTGCGGCGGCTGGGCGCCACTGAGCTCttctcgccgccgcggctgagAGCCATGGAGCCTCTCCGGCGAGAGGCGGTGTCCACCCTCCTCCGCCACGTCTCCGACCACgcagcgcgcggcgcggccgtggtcgtcggcgccgctgcccacgccgccgcgctgggCCTCCTGGCGCGCACCATGTACTCTGGCGACCTCGACCCCCGGACGGCGCGCGAGGTGAGCGACGTCGTCGACGAGGCGTCGGTGCTCGCCGCCGGGCCGAACGTGTCCGACTTCTtcccggcgctggcggcggcggacatcCAAGGCGTGCGCCGGAGGATGGCGAGGCTGGTGAAGAGGATGTACGCCATCATCGACGACCAGATCGAGCAGAGGGAAcgcagccgcgccgccggcgaggcgcgcAAGAACGACTTGCTTGACGTGATGCTGGACAAGGAGGGGGAAGTTGAGGAAGAAGGCACCGACGACGTCAGACATAATACCATCCGGGGACTGCTTACA GACTTGTTCACTGGGGGAGAGACCACATCCCACACCATTGAATGTGCACTAGCAGAGCTATTGCAAAGCCCAAATTCAATGACGAAAGTGCAAGAGGAGCTCAATGGTGTGATCGGCACCAAACAGCAGATCGATGAGGCTGATACTAGCAAATTGCCTTATCTTCAGGCTGTTGTCAAGGAAACCCTCAGACTGCATCCTCCAGTTCCGCTGCCGCCATACGAAGCCGAAGCCACGGTTGAAATTCAGGGTTATACGATTCCAAAGGGGACCAAAGTTCTTATCAATATATGGGCGATTAATCGATGCCCCGATGCGTGGATCGAGCCGAATAGATTCATGCCTGAGAGGTTCTTGGAGGCAGAGATCAATTTCATGGGAAGGGATTTTCATTTCATACCATTTGGTGCCGGAAGGCGCCTTTGCCTCGGGCTGCCACTGGCATATCGGATGGTGCATTCGATGCTTGGATCATTGCTCCATCGATTCAGATGGACATTACCCGCAGAGGTTGAGAAAAATGGAGTGGACATGAGAGAGAGGTTTGGGTTAGCACTGTCTTTAGTTGTTCCCCTCCATGCAATACCACAGGAGATACATTAA
- the LOC117833542 gene encoding putative disease resistance protein RGA4 — protein MAELVIGPLISMVKEKASSYLLDQYKVMEGMEEQRKALKRKLPAILHIIQDAEEKGASRPEVADWLKDLKTAAYEANNVFDEFKYEALRREAKKKGHHSKLGNEVARLLVPARNPIVFRYRMGKKLRRIVQTIEALVTEMNTFGFRHLQQAQSSRQERQTDSIIIDLDRDIVSRSRDREKKKIVGMLLDQASNMDLMVLPIVGMGGMGKTTFVQLIYNDPAIEKHFELRRWCCVSDDFDVSTIASNICQTNEKGREKSLQELQSIISGKRYLIVLDDVWNRDADKWGKLKTCLKQGGKGSVVLTTTRDAEVARIMTMGVAEAHNIENMSDEHLKEIVQSRAFTLQNPNIEEQDGILSGFVRRCVGSPLAAKAFGSMLRDRTSINEWN, from the coding sequence ATGGCCGAGTTAGTGATCGGGCCACTGATCTCCATGGTGAAGGAGAAGGCATCCAGCTACCTGCTGGATCAATACAAGGtgatggaaggcatggaggagcagcgcaaggcCCTGAAGCGCAAGCTGCCAGCAATCCTGCACATCATCCAGGATGCAGAGGAGAAAGGAGCCTCCCGACCTGAAGTAGCAGATTGGCTCAAAGACCTCAAGACAGCGGCCTATGAGGCCAACAACGTCTTTGATGAGTTCAAGTACGAGGCGCTTCGGCGAGAAGCCAAGAAGAAGGGCCACCACAGCAAACTTGGAAATGAGGTAGCAAGACTCCTAGTCCCCGCTCGTAATCCCATTGTATTCCGTTACAGGATGGGCAAGAAGCTACGCAGGATTGTGCAGACCATCGAGGCCCTGGTCACCGAGATGAATACATTTGGTTTCAGACACTTGCAGCAAGCACAGTCATCGAGGCAGGAGCGACAGACAGATTCCATAATCATTGACTTGGACAGAGATATTGTCAGCAGATCTAGAGAtcgggagaagaagaaaatcgTGGGAATGCTCCTTGATCAAGCTAGCAACATGGATCTCATGGTTCTTCCAATTGTTGGGATGGGTGGGATGGGCAAGACCACCTTTGTGCAACTCATTTACAATGACCCCGCAATCGAGAAGCACTTTGAGCTTCGGAGGTGGTGCTGCGTGTCGGATGATTTCGATGTCAGTACCATTGCAAGCAACATCTGCCAGACCAATGAGAAAGGTCGTGAAAAATCATTGCAGGAGCTCCAGAGTATAATAAGTGGAAAAAGGTACCTCATTGTGTTAGATGATGTATGGAATCGGGATGCTGATAAGTGGGGAAAACTAAAGACCTGCCTTAAGCAAGGTGGCAAGGGCAGTGTAGTACTAACAACAACTCGTGATGCAGAAGTGGCTCGCATTATGACCATGGGTGTAGCTGAAGCCCATAATATCGAGAATATGAGTGATGAGCATTTAAAGGAAATTGTCCAGAGCAGAGCATTCACCTTGCAAAATCCAAATATTGAAGAGCAAGATGGCATTCTCAGTGGATTTGTCCGTCGATGCGTTGGATCTCCCTTGGCTGCCAAAGCCTTTGGCTCTATGTTGAGGGACAGGACTAGTATAAATGAATGGAATTAA